In Rhododendron vialii isolate Sample 1 chromosome 9a, ASM3025357v1, the following are encoded in one genomic region:
- the LOC131301119 gene encoding protein CHROMATIN REMODELING 20 has product MEEKDGEVDDIESASSDSFIDDSDDDGPSISAEDDGLHFEVNLTEEEIEELISELLEVESKAAEAQESLEDESLEKVEDEVRQELAQSLHGEDLEKAVSDEMETFREDWEAVLDGLEKESAHLLEQLDGAGVELPSLFKWIESQAPNGCSTEAWRKRTHWVGSQVTNDVTEFVSDAEKFLQSNRPIRRKHGKILEEGASGYLGKKLCIDDSKEATTEKSDVDWSSFNQIISARSSEELTSFGSKNWASVYFASTPQQAAELGLKFPGVDEVEEIDDIDGSNCDPMVADALANEREAGLSEAQKKNFKKVKEEDDANFDLKLQRNLNRRRQRNRCKQEAIEREFLPADKQMEISSDADLDVDSESNKIEMMGQNLRTGVHENIEVSDDHEKGKSKTNGSSSVCSDSCLPDESETRGTKRSHDSEELEVDNKKTRPVVIDIDDTAHTPLKSLNGIFRCTVCDKLAAEVLPHPHPLLKVIVCRDCKCFIEEKMHLQDPDCSECYCGWCGGNKDFVSCRSCKMLFCNSCLKRNLGEECLLKVQLSGWQCCCCSPSVLQQLTLQLEKAIGSIVPMISSSDSDSDSSDADITVSISTKRKRKKKIRRILDDAELGEETKKKIAIEKERQDRLKSMEAQVKSKSVLMSSMNFSGNLSEGCSVEVLGDALTGYIVNVVREKGEEPVRIPPSMSGKLKGHQVAGIRFMWENIIQSITKVKSGDKGLGCILAHTMGLGKTFQVIAFLYSAMRSVDLGLKTALIVTPVTVLHNWRSEFSKWSPLELKPLRIFMLGDVSRERRAEYFAKWRAKGGVFLIGYSAFRNLSLGKHLKDSHVAREICYALQDGPDILVCDEAHTIKNTKADVTQALKQVKCQRRIALTGSPLQNNLMEYYCMVDFVREGFLGSSHEFRNRFQNPIENGQHTNSTSEDVKIMNQRSHILYEQLKGFVQRMDMNVVKKDLPPKTVFVIAVKLSPLQRKLYRRCLDVHGNVSGEKLPKRSFFAGYQALAQIWNHPGVLLLMKGCKDYRKREDAVENLLPDDSSSDENIDCNMVTGEKLRKNEFQQRKTNTGSFDEDWWSDLLQEKNHKEVEHGGKMVLLLDILTMSSNVGDKTLVFSQSLSTLDMIEHFLSKLPRQGKIGKCWRREKDWYRLDGRMEASERQKLVERFNEPSNKRVKCTLISTKAGSLGINLYAANRVIIVDGAWNPTYDLQAIFRAWRYGQTKPVFAYRLMAQGTMEEKIYKRQVTKEGLAARVVDRQQVYRTMSKEEMLHLFDFSDDESDSLPELVEENGHSIKQSTGGQVGIFQKQKLPLPDGTCSSDKFMEGLLSRHYPRWIANYHEHESLLQENEDEKLSKEEQDMAWDVYRRTLQWEEVPRVPLDESAVERKQDVPNVPTPVPDTINKTILPKGRLRNRVMQRKCTNLAHLLTLRSQGTKTGCSTVCGECAQEISWENLNRDGKSVR; this is encoded by the exons ATGGAGGAAAAGGATGGGGAAGTGGATGACATTGAGAGTGCAAGTAGCGATTCTTTTATTGATGATTCAGATGATGATGGACCTTCAATATCTGCAGAAGATGATGGATTGCATTTTGAG GTTAATTTGACTGAGGAAGAAATAGAAGAGCTAATTTCTGAACTTTTAGAAGTTGAGAGCAAG GCTGCTGAGGCCCAAGAATCACTCGAAGATGAGTCACTAGAAAAAGTGGAGGATGAAGTTCGGCAAGAATTGGCGCAATCTCTGCATGGAGAAGAC CTCGAGAAAGCTGTTTCTGATGAAATGGAAACTTTTAGGGAAGACTGGGAAGCTGTACTTGATGGGCTTGAGAAAGAGAGTGCTCACTTGTTG GAGCAACTCGATGGTGCTGGTGTTGAACTCCCGAGTCTGTTTAAGTGGATTGAAAGCCAGGCTCCTAATGGTTGCTCCACTGAAGCTTGGAGAAAAAGGACTCACTGGGTTGGATCTCAGGTCACCAATGATGTGACTGAATTTGTATCGGATGCTGAAAAGTTTCTTCAGAGCAACAGGCCTATAAGAAG GAAACATGGCAAAATACTGGAGGAGGGTGCCAGTGGTTACTTGGGGAAGAAACTTTGTATCGATGATAGCAAGGAAGCTACAACTGAAAAATCTGATGTGGATTGGAGCTCTTTCAACCAAATAATTTCTGCTCGTTCATCTGAGGAGCTTACATCATTTGGCAGCAAGAATTGGGCTTCTGTTTACTTTGCTAGTACTCCACAACAAGCTGCAGAATTAGGGCTCAAATTTCCTGGAGTTGACGAG GTGGAGGAAATCGATGACATTGATGGCAGCAACTGTGATCCAATGGTTGCAGATGCCCTAGCTAATGAAAGAGAAGCAGGTCTTTCGGAGgcacaaaagaaaaactttaAGAAG GTCAAAGAGGAAGATGATGCAAATTTTGACCTGAAGCTTCAGCGTAATTTGAATCGAAGGAGACAGAGAAACAGATGCAAACAG GAGGCCatagagagagaatttttgCCAGCAGATAAGCAGATGGAAATTAGTTCAGATGCGGATCTGGATGTTGATAGTGAGAGTAATAAGATTGAAATGATGGGTCAGAATTTGAGGACTGGCGTGCATGAAAATATTGAAGTTTCTGATGATCATGAGAAGGGAAAATCAAAGACTAACGGTAGCTCTTCAGTGTGTTCTGATTCCTGTTTGCCTGACGAAAGTGAAACCAGAGGGACCAAGCGTTCACATGACAGTGAGGAACTAGAGGTTGATAATAAGAAGACTCGCCCCGTTGTTATTGACATTGACGATACAGCTCATACTCCCTTAAAGAGTTTGAATGGGATCTTCCGCTGCACTGTTTGTGATAAACTAGCAGCTGAAGTACTACCACATCCACATCCACTTCTAAAAGTAATTGTCTGCAGGGATTGCAAATGTTTTATTGAAGAAAAGATGCATCTACAG GATCCTGATTGTTCGGAGTGTTATTGTGGATGGTGTGGAGGGAACAAGGACTTTGTGAGTTGCAGGTCATGTAAAATGTTATTTTGTAACTCCTGTTTGAAGAGGAATTTAGGCGAAGAATGCTTGTTAAAAGTCCAGTTGTCTGGTTGGCAATGTTGTTGCTGCTCTCCAAGTGTTCTCCAGCAGTTGACTCTACAGTTGGAGAAAGCTATTGGATCTATAGTTCCCATGATTTCTAGCTCTGACAGTGATTCGGATTCTTCTGATGCAGATATCACTGTTTCTATCAG CAccaaaagaaaacgaaaaaagaaaatccgGAGAATCCTTGACGATGCTGAACTAGGGGAAGAGACGAAAAAGAAAATTGCAATTGAAAAG GAGCGCCAAGACCGCCTGAAGTCTATGGAAGCACAGGTTAAAAGCAAATCGGTGCTTATGAGTTCTATGAACTTTAGTGGCAACTTATCTGAAGGTTGTAGTGTTGAAGTCCTGGGTGATGCTCTCACGGGTTATATAGTGAATGTTGTGAGGGAAAAGGGTGAAGAGCCTGTGCGTATTCCTCCGAGCATGTCAGGAAAACTAAAAGGCCATCAG GTTGCAGGGATACGATTTATGTGGGAGAATATTATCCAGTCAATTACAAAAGTGAAGTCCGGTGATAAGGGTCTCGGATGTATTCTAGCTCATACCATGGGCCTTGGTAAAACTTTTCAG GTCATAGCTTTCTTGTATAGTGCTATGAGAAGTGTGGATTTAGGATTGAAAACTGCACTAATTGTGACACCAGTTACTGTTTTGCACAACTGGCGAAGCGAATTTTCGAAGTGGAGCCCTTTAGAGTTGAAACCGCTTCGCATCTTCATGCTGGGAGATGTTTCAAG GGAGAGAAGGGCTGAGTATTTTGCGAAATGGAGGGCCAAGGGTGGTGTCTTCTTGATTGGATATTCTGCATTTAGGAATCTCTCCCTCGGAAAGCATTTGAAGGATAGTCACGTGGCCAGAGAAATTTGTTACGCGCTTCAG GATGGACCTGATATACTAGTTTGTGATGAGGCCCATACAATCAAGAACACCAAGGCCGATGTAACCCAGGCCTTGAAACAAGTTAAATGTCAAAGGAGGATTGCATTAACTGGTTCACCTCTTCAGAACAACCTAATGGAATATTATTGT ATGGTTGATTTTGTCAGAGAAGGATTTCTTGGGAGCAGCCATGAGTTTAGAAACCG CTTTCAAAATCCCATTGAGAATGGACAACATACCAATTCAACATCTGAAGATGTGAAAATTATGAACCAAAGATCTCATATCCTCTATGAACAGTTGAAAGGTTTTGTCCAGAGAATGGACATGAATGTGGTTAAGAAGGACTTGCCCCCGAAAACTGTTTTCGTAATAGCTGTAAAGCTTTCTCCCTTACAAAGGAAGTTATACAGAAGATGCCTTGATGTGCATGGGAATGTTTCTGGTGAAAAGTTACCGAAGAGAAGTTTTTTTGCAGGTTACCAGGCCTTAGCACAG ATATGGAACCATCCTGGGGTTTTGCTCCTAATGAAAGGTTGCAAAGACTACAGAAAACGTGAAGATGCTGTTGAGAATTTGCTTCCAGATGATAGTTCTAGTGATGAGAACATAGATTGTAACATGGTTACAGGAG AGAAACTGAGGAAGAATGAGTTTCAGCAGAGAAAAACCAATACTGGCtcttttgatgag GATTGGTGGAGTGATCTTCTTCAGGAAAAGAACCACAAGGAGGTTGAACACGGTGGTAAAATGGTTTTGCTGCTTGATATCCTTACGATGAGCTCCAATGTGGGCGATAAAACACTAGTTTTTAGCCAGAGTTTATCAACTCTAGATATGATAGAGCATTTTCTCTCAAAATTGCCTCGGCAAGGGAAAATAGGGAAATGCTGGCGACGAGAAAAAGACTGGTATAG GCTAGATGGAAGAATGGAGGCCTCTGAAAGGCAAAAACTGGTTGAGAGGTTCAATGAGCCCTCAAATAAAAGGGTAAAATGCACTCTGATATCAACTAAAGCTGGGTCTCTAGGGATCAACCTCTATGCGGCCAACCGCGTAATCATCGTTGATGGTGCGTGGAACCCAACATACGATCTTCAGGCTATATTTAGGGCTTGGAG GTATGGCCAAACAAAGCCTGTGTTTGCTTACCGACTGATGGCACAGGGAACGATGGAAGAAAAGATATACAAGCGTCAG GTAACTAAGGAGGGGCTTGCAGCTAGGGTGGTTGACAGGCAGCAAGTTTACAGGACTATGTCTAAAGAGGAGATGTTACATCTCTTTGACTTTAGTGATGATGAATCTGATTCTTTGCCTGAGCTTGTAGAAGAGAATGGACATTCAATTAAACAAAGCACTGGTGGCCAAGTTGGAATCTTTCAAAAGCAGAAGCTGCCTCTTCCTGACGGAACTTGTTCTTCGGACAAGTTCATGGAAGGTTTGCTAAGCAGACATTATCCGAG ATGGATTGCAAATTACCATGAGCATGAGTCTCTTTTGCAAGAGAATGAAGACGAAAAGCTATCAAAAGAGGAACAAGACATGGCGTGGGACGTGTATCGGAGAACTCTACAATGGGAGGAGGTGCCACGGGTTCCGCTTGATGAATCTGCAGTTGAGCGAAAGCAAGATGTTCCAAATGTACCCACTCCTGTTCCAGATACCATCAACAAAACCATACTACCCAAGGGCAGATTGAGAAATCGGGTGATGCAACGGAAGTGCACTAACCTAGCACACTTGTTGACTCTAAGGAGTCAGGGCACAAAAACCGGTTGCAGTACTGTGTGTGGGGAATGTGCTCAGGAGATAAGCTGGGAGAACTTGAATAGGGATGGAAAATCGGTAAGGTGA
- the LOC131301135 gene encoding uncharacterized protein LOC131301135 isoform X2, which yields MSFKLLEINILSAQDLAPVSKLLRTFAVAWVHPDQKLTTRVDHHGNTNPTWNYRFVFRLDDLFLSSSSSALTIEIYNVSWLRDIPIGSVHAPIASIVPPRSQTDSNKRLVSLQIRRPSGTLQGTLNLGVNVIDSSRRSVPLDRQLSAPTVNRSPHKHSKRNHEHVDEEEEKKNAKKIRKLRRSQSDRTDEESTLSKSSSIFTPSISRFPKSKVTTAASISSYMMRPLPSEVAASMAKGLYSTSSSGDLGSSVFENWTVVDGGGGEAARPKAVRWKTDDEFTPSLPKKKNRSGGGGGLLSCFGILCGYECNIVCGAPKSKTKKKRRVSEENLDLLYYRHI from the exons ATGTCATTCAAGCTCCTAGAAATAAATATATTATCCGCGCAAGACCTAGCACCCGTATCCAAACTCCTCCGAACCTTCGCCGTGGCATGGGTCCACCCTGACCAGAAACTGACCACCCGGGTCGACCACCACGGCAACACCAACCCCACGTGGAACTACCGCTTTGTCTTCCGGCTCGACGACCtcttcctctcctcctcctcctccgccctCACCATCGAGATCTACAACGTCTCGTGGCTTCGTGACATTCCCATCGGATCCGTCCACGCCCCCATCGCCTCCATCGTTCCTCCGCGGTCCCAGACGGATTCCAACAAGCGATTGGTTTCGCTTCAGATTCGGCGGCCTTCGGGTACTCTCCAGGGGACGTTGAATCTTGGTGTCAATGTTATCGATAGCTCTAGGCGGAGCGTGCCTCTTGATCGCCAACTTAGCGCACCCACCG TGAATAGGTCCCCACATAAACATTCCAAAAGAAACCACGAGCATGTAGACgaagaggaggagaaaaagaatGCGAAAAAGATCAGAAAACTACGTCGTTCCCAAAGCGACCGCACCGACGAGGAATCAACCCTGTCCAAATCAAGCTCAATTTTCACCCCCTCGATTTCCAGATTCCCGAAATCAAAGGTCACAACGGCGGCATCGATCTCTTCCTACATGATGCGACCGCTGCCGTCGGAGGTGGCGGCGTCGATGGCCAAGGGGCTGTACTCTACGTCGTCCTCCGGCGACCTCGGGAGCTCGGTTTTCGAGAACTGGACGGTGGTAGACGGCGGCGGAGGGGAGGCGGCGAGACCCAAGGCCGTTCGGTGGAAGACCGACGACGAGTTTACGCCGTCGTTGCCAAAGAAGAAGAACCGTTCGGGCGGCGGCGGAGGGTTGCTTTCGTGCTTTGGGATATTGTGTGGGTACGAGTGCAATATTGTTTGTGGGGCCCCTAAAAgcaagacgaagaagaagaggagagttTCGGAGGAAAACCTAGATCTGTTGTATTATCGGCATATTTGA
- the LOC131301135 gene encoding uncharacterized protein LOC131301135 isoform X1: MSFKLLEINILSAQDLAPVSKLLRTFAVAWVHPDQKLTTRVDHHGNTNPTWNYRFVFRLDDLFLSSSSSALTIEIYNVSWLRDIPIGSVHAPIASIVPPRSQTDSNKRLVSLQIRRPSGTLQGTLNLGVNVIDSSRRSVPLDRQLSAPTGRDTEPTVNRSPHKHSKRNHEHVDEEEEKKNAKKIRKLRRSQSDRTDEESTLSKSSSIFTPSISRFPKSKVTTAASISSYMMRPLPSEVAASMAKGLYSTSSSGDLGSSVFENWTVVDGGGGEAARPKAVRWKTDDEFTPSLPKKKNRSGGGGGLLSCFGILCGYECNIVCGAPKSKTKKKRRVSEENLDLLYYRHI; this comes from the exons ATGTCATTCAAGCTCCTAGAAATAAATATATTATCCGCGCAAGACCTAGCACCCGTATCCAAACTCCTCCGAACCTTCGCCGTGGCATGGGTCCACCCTGACCAGAAACTGACCACCCGGGTCGACCACCACGGCAACACCAACCCCACGTGGAACTACCGCTTTGTCTTCCGGCTCGACGACCtcttcctctcctcctcctcctccgccctCACCATCGAGATCTACAACGTCTCGTGGCTTCGTGACATTCCCATCGGATCCGTCCACGCCCCCATCGCCTCCATCGTTCCTCCGCGGTCCCAGACGGATTCCAACAAGCGATTGGTTTCGCTTCAGATTCGGCGGCCTTCGGGTACTCTCCAGGGGACGTTGAATCTTGGTGTCAATGTTATCGATAGCTCTAGGCGGAGCGTGCCTCTTGATCGCCAACTTAGCGCACCCACCGGTAGGGATACAGAACCAACGG TGAATAGGTCCCCACATAAACATTCCAAAAGAAACCACGAGCATGTAGACgaagaggaggagaaaaagaatGCGAAAAAGATCAGAAAACTACGTCGTTCCCAAAGCGACCGCACCGACGAGGAATCAACCCTGTCCAAATCAAGCTCAATTTTCACCCCCTCGATTTCCAGATTCCCGAAATCAAAGGTCACAACGGCGGCATCGATCTCTTCCTACATGATGCGACCGCTGCCGTCGGAGGTGGCGGCGTCGATGGCCAAGGGGCTGTACTCTACGTCGTCCTCCGGCGACCTCGGGAGCTCGGTTTTCGAGAACTGGACGGTGGTAGACGGCGGCGGAGGGGAGGCGGCGAGACCCAAGGCCGTTCGGTGGAAGACCGACGACGAGTTTACGCCGTCGTTGCCAAAGAAGAAGAACCGTTCGGGCGGCGGCGGAGGGTTGCTTTCGTGCTTTGGGATATTGTGTGGGTACGAGTGCAATATTGTTTGTGGGGCCCCTAAAAgcaagacgaagaagaagaggagagttTCGGAGGAAAACCTAGATCTGTTGTATTATCGGCATATTTGA